The following nucleotide sequence is from Cercospora beticola chromosome 2, complete sequence.
GGTTGTCCAGAGTTCAATTGACGAGAGGAACAGTGACACGAAAGCACATTCTGGATGAGTGCAGTGCATCAGAGTACAGACAGCATCCCGATTGGCGATAATCCCATGTGAGTGGCTGCAGTCGAGTCAATAGTCGCGATCAATCTTGGACTGCTCACATACAAAGATGTTGTGATGGTTCGCGGTAAGACTTGCGCGCACATTCAAGCCTCAGTGCTTCCTGCCAAGTAAGGCTGCAGTCGTTGAGGCAAGCACAAGTGAAGCAACAACTGCGCGTGGAAGCAGCTTCCTCTGGGGCGATTGCAACGGCGTGACGCTTCCTCATCACAATAACAAACACCTCATGCATCAcaaaatactaaacctcaaCGATGACGATGCTCGAAGATGAACTGGATTGCTTCTTCTCAGAAGAAGTCGCCATGAAGATAACCGCCTGGTTAGAAATGATCATACACCGTCAGTGCCTGTGCAACGATGCATTCGCAGATTGCTCATGTTTCTCCAGTCATGATCAAAATCAGGTCGGCTACCCATCGAGCATTCGGTGCGACTCGCCCGCAACCGGACTTGCGCCAACCAAGCGGCTCAGCCTCCAAGTTGTTCAACATAGTCGAACTTCTCGAACAAGTGCTAGTCTATCTAGACCTCTCCGACCTTAACCGCTTCAGGCGTGTCTGCCGGCTGTGGAACGATGTGATCCAAGCATCGAGAGTGCTGCGCCAAAAGCGCTTTGTCGAGCCCGTGGAGAGATCGGAATGGATGTTGCAACTCTTCTATGGTACACTCAAATTGAGAATGGTCTCCCGCTTGCCGGACTGGTGGTTGTACTGCAATGCCTTCGTGCCATCGACACTTCATCCAGCCCTGCAGAATGTCGTGAGTTACATCCTTTCAATTCTCAAGTGCAACCCCACCCCACTACTATCGCGATCATGTAGTTCATTTCAATGCCAGCACGGCAAAAATGGTCAACTGGCAAGAAATGCTAACACAACCATCTAGGGGCAGCCGATTGTATATTCGCTCAATCCCGAGTCCCACAAAATCCATCTCTCTGGCTGGTTTACACTCGCCCCACGATCATTCGCCAGATGGATGTCGAAGAACCGTCTTCAAGGAGCACTTCTGTCCCAGCCACCATGCAAGCGTCTTCGCTATACTGTGCGCTGTTCACATGATATAGAGGTCGAAGCGGAGCTCGAGTCCACAACAGGTCTGACGTTCCAGGACCTACTCGATTTTGCGAGAGCACAAGCTCGTCCGAATGAGCATTGCAGAGCCAATCACGGATTACAGCCCGAAGATATAGCGAGCGTCGAAATGTTAGACATAACTCCAGCGGATACTGCTTGGGTTGACAAGGCAAGGACACGTTCTGAGAAAGCAAGGCGGcaagaagagagaaagcgAGCATCCAGAGAGTATCGTAGAGCACTCAAAGAGGGGACAGTGGTCGATCAGCCGGACATGTTTGACATTTCTAGCCTTTTCACCTAGTACTCCCTGGTAGACTAACAAATTGCTTCCTGAGGAAATGGAGATCATTACCAGCGTGAAGCTGCGTGTAGTCCTTGACAAACGCCGAAGACAAATTCAAGGCAACAAAAGGATACGAGATTGCGGTACTGGGCTATGAAATCATGCAGACACTGTTGTTTGGGGGATTCTGCTGAAACCCATGCCAGAAAAATAACCCTAGCAACATTAGCTTTAGCCATCATCAAGCTTGCATAACAGATAGATCTTCTTTCTACTCACACAATCACAGAACTCTCCCGTCTCCTCCGATTTGCCCCCAATGCTTGCTCGTCATATCCTCCACAAGGCAACAAAGCGACCATCTCTTGCTATTGCTCTGCACAGACATCCGTCTGCGACGGCAATGCAATCTTCTTTTGCGTCCGCAAATGCCCATCGGAGAACATCATCAAATCCATCGTTCAAGATCCGGCCCGAGCGACCTAAAGATCACGAAGCTATACGTCAAGTTATCTCAGCCGCTTTCGCGAAGAAATCGCATCTCCAACATCGAGAGTTCGAAGTCGTGGAGAAGTTGAGAAATGCGGGGCAGCTCAGTGTTTCGCTTGTTGCTACGACCGGGGTTGGAAGCAGTCAGCAAGGCGAAGatattgatgaagatgaatttTTGGTGGGTTATGTTGCTGTGTCGCCTGTGAGCATTGTTTCGCACGGGACTGAAATAGGATATGGGGAGAAGGATGAGGTCGGAAACATGGGTGGTCAAGGTTGGTATGGACTTGGACCTGTCGCTGTGAGACCTGAATTGCAAGGGCAAGGAATCGGACCAGCGTTGATTTGGAAAGCGAGAGATGTTTTGATAGAGTTGGGAGCGAGTGGGTGGGTTGTTTGTGGGCGAAGAGAGTTGTACGCCAAATTTGGTTTCGACAAATTTGACGGTCTGTGGGTGGATGGTGTGCCCAAGAGCAGATTTTTCTGTGCAGCATTGAAGGGAGATGCTGATCGAGATCATCGTAGGCGCGAGGTGAGGTACTGCGATGCTTGGAATATACTGTAATATCGAATCGAAGTCAGAACCATCTTGCACGTGTTCATAGATCACTTTCGTCCTAGCATCATCCGAAGTTTCCGTAGCATGAGGCCACGAGAGTAGCCCTGCATAATATTCTCTGGTTATTATAGCGTTGGTATCTGATAATTAGCGAGTGATTAGTCGAGTGCTCATAGGTCATGCGGCAGAACATTATGCCACGTCATTTCTCCGGTGATCAGCAGTTCGTCTGGGCGACCAAATATCGGCCTCGACCACGTTGCGAGCAGCAAAGCACCACTTGGAAGCGACTCGCGCTCAGTGGCCAGTCTCCTTGTGCACGGCCACATCATTGGTGCCGTTACCGTTGTCGGCCTTCTCCGTGGATATTTCACCAGTCTCATcacttcctcttccaccagcagcaAGTCCATTCTCGGCAACCCCATCTGAATCGACTCCAGCTTCTTTCCTGATTCTTGAGATCTCCTCTGGTGGAGGGGCTTCCCATTTGGAGGACTTCCAAGGCATAACTCCGGATAGATACATCGTGTCGATCTCTTCGAGTGTCCTTCCTTGTCCTTCCATGACGAAGAAGTAGATTATGAGGCCGCCGAGGATATTGCAGCCGGCGAAGACGTAACCATAGCGGAAGTCGATCGCACCAGTGATGAATGGggtgaagaaggccaagaggAAGTTCCAAAGCCAATTCGAGGCTGTGTGGTAATCAGTGTCATTCATGAAGGGGACCACTATTCTATGCACGTACCTGTACTGAGCGCCATGCCCTTTGCGCGGTAGCGACCTGGGTAAAGCTCACCGCAGATGGTCCAGATCATCTACGCAGATAGCCACGTCAGTACTCCTGCAATTGAGAATGTCAAGAATCGAAACATACCGGTCCCCAAGTGGTTGCGAATCCAAAGATGAAGAACGAAGCCAAGACGATCATAGCTGTTGCTGCGGACTCGGTATTTTTCGGATTGTCGcggtcgagagaaaagtGTCCTTGTACTTTGTCAGCGGCTGTTTGCAATAGTCTTAGTCTCATTATAGATACGCACCAACActggcgaagatgaggaacATGATGAACATCCATACACTGCCCACCATGAGCGACTTGCGTCGACCATAATGCTCAACGATGTATAAGCCGTAGAAGGTGGTTCCGAAGTTGATACCGTTCAGGATCATTTGTGTCACGAAGGAGTTATCGATGCCCGTGCCTAAAAAGATTGTAAGTGAAAATGCTTAAAGCAAATTGCATGGCAATAAGCATACCGACAAAGATTGTCGTTCCGTAGTAGAAAAAATAATTTGCACCAGTTAATTGCTGGAACATCTGCAGTCCCATTCCGAGGGCAACGCGGTAGAGCATCTTGGGAGCGCGGATCTAGAAAGGATTAGCGTGGGGTCCAGAAGACACTTAGTACAAAGAATGCATACCATTGCAGCCCACTCCTGGATGACACCGAGTTGGGCAGACTCGGCTCTGAGCTTCTGTTCGAtctcttcgagctcgacatACAGGACATAGTGGTTGGCAGGGGCGCCGTACACTTTCTGTAAGAACGCCTTTGCTTCTTCGATCTTGCCATGGCGGTAATTGTACCTCGGAGTCTCGTCAAACAATAAGATGCCAAAGCCAAGGATGACAGCCCAGACAAAGCCGATACCCATAGTGATACGCCAAGAGGCAGCACTGTTTCGCTGGTGTTCGTGCGCGCCGTAGTTGATGCATCTGTAGCATGTTGTCAGCCCGGTTCGATGATGCAATCGCAAGAGTACGAAACCTACGCCGCCATGAAAATGCCAAAAGTGATGAACAGCTGATAGCAACTGATTAGTGCACCTCGGATGTGTCGAGGTCCAGATTCGGCCATGAACATTGGGACCAACAAGGACAAGCCACCAACACCAAGACCCATAACGAAACGGCCCATCATGACCTGGTACCACTTATCGGTGGCGGCAATTTGGACGATGTTGCCAACGGAGAAGATTAAGCACCAGAAACTTATTGACAGTCTGCGGCCGAGCCTGTCTGCCAGAGGTCCACCAGTCAATGCTCCAATCAGGGTACCGATGGAAAGTAAGCCAACGATCAGACCAGAGCGGACGTTGCTGAAGTACAGCTCGCCATTGTCGCGTCGTTGAGCAAAACGTTCCCTGAAGTCCGGCTGTTCTCCACATCAGTTTGCCACTTCTTGCGGCGTGTATAGTGCAGAGTAGCTTCTTACCATCTCGAGAAACCCAGAGATCTGACTGCATAGAGTTAGCGACCTGTACAGCGGGAGCCGCTTATCGACACTCACCCAGTATCGTAACCGAAAACTGGATGCTGTCAGTACCACGTAATATCTGATAGAGCCATCGATATCACATACTGAAACCACCCATGCTGACCATTAAGGCCATGAAAAAAGAGGCGCCGGTAATACGCTTCAATGGTGAGTAATCAAGATCAACCAGAGAATTCCGTCCATGAGTGGAAGCGACATTGCCTGGGTTGAACTGATCATAGTAAACGTAAGATGAGAAGCCGAGCGACTTCTTGTTGAAGCGTGGCACCCACGATTTCGACTCAGTCGCCATCTTGTCTGGGGTCCCACGAGGCAGTGTTCAGGAACAAGTAAGCACAAACCTTCTCCAGACACGCAGACGGCGATCTTATAGGCAATCGTGGAGCCCCTCCTCGTGCATGGTTGGAGTGTGTGGGCGAGTTGCGATGACGGATCTTCGCGGCCTGTCAGCGTCCAGGGTCGGCTTGCCACGAGTGGTCGACATGTTGTCAACGGTGCGCGAGGATGTGGATGACCTGATCATGAGCCCATCGACTCTCCCAGTCATCGCGCGCGATATGCAGAGAGCTCTCGAAGGGGCGTGAGACGGATCGTTGCTGATGCCGGTCCGCGCAATGAGACACCTGAACAATTCAATGCCAAGCCATATGCTTCTTAAGCTTGACACAGTAACAAGTCCGCCAACCTTTCGTCATCACCGTGAGACCGATCAATACGCTCGCGACCAGGTCCGCAGAGTCATGCTTGCTATGCATCGAGACATCTTCTGGGTTGTTGTTCGGACTGGCGGTAACCCGCAGAATATGTGGGGTCTCCGTGGGTCAGTTGTGAGCACCGGATCTTCGCGGAGGCTGACATcgccacagcagctgcaagatGTCAGCCTCTATGTGACTCTAGCAACTACTTCGCTATGTCGAGTGTATTAGATCGTGCTGCATCAGGCGTGCATCGGTCCGATTGGTAGCCACGGACTGGTCGCCAGCTGAATAATTGTTCTTCTGGACTTGTGCCAAGAGCAACATGCCAAGAGCAAGAGACATAATCTCCGTTGCGCAGCATGGCAGTTAGAAGCAAGCGTGTAGAAAGCTGACTAGAGCCCGGTGGTATCGATTTGGGGCATTTTATCGTCCTTCTACAGAAGAAGTAATGCCGGGCTGGTCGTGACCTGGCGAGCTTTAATGTCCAGCAACGTCAGCGCAACTACAATATTGAACGACGTGCACCTTTACAATCCCGTCTGATGTGATTGCGGGAACACACTAGTCTGTGAGAAGTCCCAGCGGCCTAAAAGCATGATGAGAGGTTAGTGATACTGCCGTGGCACCAATGCGATGCTGCTACGGCTGCACCGCAGCCGTCACATCAAGAGCTGAGCACGCTCAAGAGCCGCGCACGCTGGAACTTCACCAAGTCCTAGAAAAGACCAAGTGCTTCGAGATGAGCGAACATTCGCTGGAGTTTTGTCACGCAGCGTCAGGCCTGAGAGGCAGCGGCCACACAGATAGAACCTTCTTCTCAGGCTGTAGACGCTGATGTGCTCGCAATCTCTGCGTCGTCGGCGGCGAGAATATCGACGTGTCTGGTGCTGGAGATGCGCCGCTGCTCCAAGCAATGCAGAGCAATCGTGACTGAAAGATGGGATGGTCAGGAGAGACCAAGGTTGTTGCTTCAGGTCCGACCAATCTGTGAATGGTAACTCTGCTGAGTCAGGTAGGGCCCAGGCCTCATACTGAAATTCCTGGGAAACATATGCGACGACTTGGATGAATGTTGAGAGGAGGCTGCTCTGATTGCCTGACCACGATCACTCCTTTGTATGAGCATCAGTGTAAATTCTTCGCAGATAGGCTCTCCTCCAATCATGCGGCGAAGCTGGAGGTACGCCACAGCACAGCCACTTTAACAGCCACTCACTGTGATCGACTAAGAATTCGaagacagcagcagagaGAGGAGGACATCGGAGCGGGCAGCCGCGCCAATGTGTTCGTGAAGTCAAATTTGCATGAGAGAATCGCAAAGAGGCTGCAGAGCCAGGCGTGATATTGTCGGCACTACGCTGAAGAGTCTTCTAGATGGAGTGTCCATGGCGGTGACTGCACCTTCAAAACAATTATGTCGGAATGATCAGCAGTGTTGTGGCTGAGATGATGACGGAGCGGAATGCGCCTCTGTTGCtgtcgtcgttgttgtcggCGCGTCGAAAGTATGGACGGCGGCGGTGACGTTGGTCACGGCTGGCACAATCGTACGTTGAGGTGGTTCGATAACAAGAAAACAATCGGCGGCTCTTTCCTCAAAGCAATTTAGTGGGAGGACCCCTATGCTGCAGGAACGCCTAGGGTTCAATCGAATGGGACGACTTTTTTAATTCTTGAGCGTCGCCCGTCGcagatcttctcttctcaaTTCCTCCCTCCTCATTCTCCTCGCCTGCCTCTCCTCGTGCCAGTGACCGAGTCGAAACAGCGCGCGAACAATCGTAACCATCACGCCTTTGTGCCCCGCGCCGAGCAGAACATCCGACTGTTCTTCTCTCTCCACACCGACTTCAGTCCCACGCGACACGCCACACGACCGCACAGCACTCACAACACTCTCAATATGAGCGAACGACCTCAGAATGTCGGCATCAAGGCCGTCGAGCTCTACTTCCCCAGCCAGGTGAGTTGCCCATCAACCCTGCGAAAACAGTGCCGCAGCAGAGGCATTGGGGGGTCCACCACCCAAACTGCGTTGCTCTAGCGTTTCTGGCATATGGGCGTCTGTGCTACATGCTGCAGACGGCTCAGAAGCCTAGAGATCCGCAGGCGACTTTCAATGGCATCTGAGTGCCCACTGTCGTTCTCAAGAAGCCCCAATCGCTAACAAGCTGTTCCCAGTGCGTTGACCAAGCAGAGCTCGAAAAATTCGATGGCGTTAGCGCTGGCAAATACACCATTGGTCTTGGACAGACCAAGATGAGCTTCTGTGACGACCGAGAAGACATCTACTCATTCGCCCTCACGACCGTTTCCTCGCTTCTGAAGAAGTACAACATCGACCCAAACTCCATTGGCAGACTCGAAGTCGGCACAGAGACTCTTCTCGACAAGTCAAAGTCATGCAAGACTGTGCTGATGCAGCTCTTTGAGCCATCTGGCAACACCAACATTGAAGGCGTGGACACTGTCAACGCATGTTACGGAGGTACCAATGCACTTTTCAACACAGTTGCTTGGGTGGAGTCGTCTGCCTGGGACGGACGGGATGCCATCGTCGTGGCAGGAGACATCGCGCTTTACAAGAAGGGCAATGCCAGACCCACGGGAGGAGCTGGCTGCATCGCCATGCTCGTTGGACCAGATGCCCCAATCGCTTTCGAGCCGGGCCAGCGTGGCAGCTACGTGAAGCATGCATACGACTTCTACAAGGCCGATTTGACCAGCGAGTACCCACTCGTGGACGGTCACTACTCGATCAAGTGCTACACTGAAGCAGTAGACGCCTGCTACAAGGCCTACAATGCTCGTGAGAAGCAGCTCAAGAGCAAGGCAAATGGTCACACGAATGGTGTGCACGAGTTGGAGACACCTCTTGACCGATTCGACTACATGGCATTCCACGCCCCGACCTGCAAGTTGGTCTCCAAGAGCTATGCGCGATTGTTGTACAATGACTATTTGGCCAACCCTGAGGCTGAGATCTTCAAGGATGTTCCTGCTGAGATCAAGGACCTCACATACGAGCAGTCCATTTCCGA
It contains:
- the ERG13 gene encoding 3-hydroxy-3-methylglutaryl coenzyme A synthase; this encodes MSERPQNVGIKAVELYFPSQCVDQAELEKFDGVSAGKYTIGLGQTKMSFCDDREDIYSFALTTVSSLLKKYNIDPNSIGRLEVGTETLLDKSKSCKTVLMQLFEPSGNTNIEGVDTVNACYGGTNALFNTVAWVESSAWDGRDAIVVAGDIALYKKGNARPTGGAGCIAMLVGPDAPIAFEPGQRGSYVKHAYDFYKADLTSEYPLVDGHYSIKCYTEAVDACYKAYNAREKQLKSKANGHTNGVHELETPLDRFDYMAFHAPTCKLVSKSYARLLYNDYLANPEAEIFKDVPAEIKDLTYEQSISDKTVEKTFVALAKKRFASRVQPATEVPTQCGNMYCASVYASLVSLLSNVSSDDLQGKRLGIFSYGSGLASSLFSLKVRGSIKEIAEKIDLHTKLEGRRVVSPETYEEFCNLREKAHLKSNYKPQGSIDTIAPGTYYLTEVDDMFRRKYEIKQ